The DNA segment GGCGAACAGCTGTCGGACAGTCAACTGGATTTTGTAAAATCGTTTGATTCGACAATTGAGGTGCAGTTGGATGACGGACTCCAACTTGTTTGCTATCATGGGTCGCCCCAATCGACGACTGACTGGGTAGCACCAACGACGCCTCAGAACGAACTCGACGAAATGTTCGATGACTGTGAGGCAGACATCCTTGCTGGAGGTCACACGCATATCCAACTGTTTCAACAGTATCGAGATGCGATTCTTCTGAATCCTGGAAGCGTGGGCCTCTCATACGGGATAGAACGTACAACAGGAAGGGTGTACAATCGGCTTGAGGCAGAATACGCACTGCTCACGCAGTCTAACGGAACGCTCGATGTATCACTGCGGCGGACCCCATTCGATCTCGATGCAGTGAGAGAGATGGCCCACGAGAGCGAGATGCCGCACACAGACCGCTGGCTCGCCGATTGGATCTCTGGGCGGTAACGAAACAGGAAACTTACCGCCCCAACTCGAGCGTTCGCCGTCCGTCAACGTACTCGAAGCCCGTCCCCGCCCGCTTTGCTGTCGTTTCGTCTCGTGGTGAATCACCGACGAACAGCGTTCGTTCGGGACGTGCGCCCAGCCCAGATATCGTCTCGAGCAACGGTTCGGGATGGGGTTTGCTCGTCGTCACGGTATCCCGACCCACCACGGCGTCGACCGGTTCGAACAGGTCGTGCGTCTCGAGTGCGAGGTGGCAGGCCCGTTCACAGTTGAGCGAACAGACGCCGATGGGCATCGATTCCGGCTGACCGACCAACTCGTCAGCGTGCGGGAGTCGTCTCGAGGCTCGCGCACCATCGTGTTCGTGGCCCGCAATCGTCGATTCGACCGGCGATTTGAGTCCATACTCCTCGGCGCGCTCGAGTAACTCCCAGAGACTGCTGCTTGGCGGTTCGATACGTGCCCGTTCGTACACCTCGAGGACGTCAGTGGTGACACGTCCCCAGTCGACCGTGAGGTGGACGAGCGTTCCATCCAGATCGTAGACGATGGCGTCGTACTCGGTCACGAGTCGGTGTATGTCTCGAGGAAAAATATACTGTCGGACGGGACTCGAAGATACGCACAGTCCGGCCGTCACTCGAACGGATACACTATCGATCAGTTACTCGAGGAGGTGTCGACCGATGATTTTCTTCTGGATTTCGGTCGTTCCCTCGTAGATTTCGGTGATCTTCGCGTCACGGTACAGGCGTTCGACCTCGCCGTCGGTCACGTAGCCGTAGCCGCCGTGAATCTGGACCGCTTCGTTGGTGACGAACATCGCCGCCTCGCTCGCGTTGTATTTGGCCATGCTCGCAGCCATCGCCGCGTCGTCGGCCCCGGCAGCGCGTTTGCGGGCCGCATCCCGAGTGAGCAAGCGGCCCGCCTGGGTGCGCGTCGCCATCTCGGCGAACTTGTGCCGGA comes from the Natronosalvus amylolyticus genome and includes:
- a CDS encoding metallophosphoesterase family protein, which translates into the protein MGTAIIADIHGNTVALDAVLRDLEDETIDRIVCLGDVAAGGPEPSEAVNRIRRLDCPVVMGNADEWVITPEAAEEPEESLEWFSDIGAWGGEQLSDSQLDFVKSFDSTIEVQLDDGLQLVCYHGSPQSTTDWVAPTTPQNELDEMFDDCEADILAGGHTHIQLFQQYRDAILLNPGSVGLSYGIERTTGRVYNRLEAEYALLTQSNGTLDVSLRRTPFDLDAVREMAHESEMPHTDRWLADWISGR
- a CDS encoding HAD family hydrolase: MTEYDAIVYDLDGTLVHLTVDWGRVTTDVLEVYERARIEPPSSSLWELLERAEEYGLKSPVESTIAGHEHDGARASRRLPHADELVGQPESMPIGVCSLNCERACHLALETHDLFEPVDAVVGRDTVTTSKPHPEPLLETISGLGARPERTLFVGDSPRDETTAKRAGTGFEYVDGRRTLELGR